In Leptospira sp. WS58.C1, a single genomic region encodes these proteins:
- a CDS encoding ABC transporter ATP-binding protein: MEEYAIEIINLHKAFGQRKILKGMNLQVKKGETMVVLGPSGTGKSVTLKHITGLLEPDAGECRIFGENISGATLPEREKLRSKMGVLFQSGALINWMTVFDNVALPLREHKLYPEEEIQRIVAEKLRLVDMTVAKDNFPNDISGGMKKRAGLARAIASNPAIILYDEPTSGLDPVMSNVINELIIRIKKETGAAQVVVTHDMSSAYMIADRISFFYGGQVLFTGTPQEVQNSPNEFIRQFIHGHTKGPMILETKN; the protein is encoded by the coding sequence ATGGAAGAATACGCAATAGAAATTATAAATCTGCACAAAGCTTTCGGGCAGAGAAAGATCTTAAAAGGAATGAATCTCCAGGTAAAAAAAGGAGAGACCATGGTAGTACTCGGACCGTCCGGAACAGGAAAATCCGTCACCTTAAAACATATCACAGGTCTTTTGGAACCGGACGCAGGGGAATGTAGGATCTTCGGCGAAAATATTTCTGGAGCTACCTTACCAGAAAGAGAAAAATTACGTTCTAAAATGGGGGTTTTATTCCAATCGGGGGCACTCATCAACTGGATGACCGTTTTCGATAATGTTGCACTCCCCTTACGAGAACACAAATTATATCCCGAAGAGGAGATCCAACGTATTGTCGCCGAAAAACTCAGGTTAGTGGATATGACCGTCGCAAAGGACAATTTTCCGAACGATATCTCCGGCGGAATGAAAAAAAGAGCGGGACTTGCTAGAGCGATCGCTTCTAATCCGGCGATCATTCTATATGATGAACCCACATCCGGTCTAGACCCCGTTATGTCAAACGTGATCAACGAATTGATTATCCGTATCAAAAAAGAAACAGGCGCCGCTCAGGTCGTGGTTACCCATGATATGTCCAGTGCGTATATGATAGCCGACCGCATTTCATTTTTTTACGGGGGCCAGGTTTTATTTACCGGAACTCCACAAGAAGTGCAGAATTCTCCGAACGAATTCATCCGTCAGTTTATTCATGGACACACAAAGGGCCCAATGATCCTGGAAACTAAGAATTGA
- a CDS encoding MlaE family ABC transporter permease, with amino-acid sequence MLGSFKEKANDTLYAAGYTIVLIAETFLNLRFTIEKRKEILDQMFIAGVGSLFVVSVVAVFTGMLLTLNTGLGLKDFGAEGQIGLLLTITLTREMSPFMTALILAASIGSAIAAEIGTMKVSEEIDALEVMSIDPIRFLVFPRVLGFSLMVPVLCVYSSILGILGGALVGHFQLGIEYIVYFQDVNERITSIPGLKDLYTGLFKGYVFGLIISSISCSHGLRTSGGAIGVGRATRESVVTSFLMVIFFGYVITAIFYRE; translated from the coding sequence ATGTTGGGATCCTTTAAAGAAAAAGCAAATGATACTCTTTACGCGGCAGGTTATACGATCGTTTTGATCGCGGAAACTTTTTTAAATCTAAGATTCACGATTGAAAAGCGGAAAGAAATTTTAGACCAAATGTTTATTGCGGGCGTCGGGAGTTTGTTCGTGGTATCTGTGGTTGCAGTTTTTACCGGAATGCTTCTCACTTTAAACACAGGATTGGGTCTGAAAGATTTCGGAGCAGAGGGACAGATCGGACTTCTTCTCACGATTACCCTTACTCGCGAAATGTCCCCATTTATGACGGCGCTTATCTTGGCCGCTTCCATCGGTTCCGCCATTGCCGCGGAGATAGGTACAATGAAAGTTTCCGAGGAAATCGACGCTCTTGAAGTGATGTCTATTGACCCTATACGATTTCTGGTTTTTCCAAGAGTATTAGGTTTTTCTTTAATGGTTCCGGTTCTCTGCGTGTATTCCAGTATTTTGGGAATTTTAGGCGGAGCGTTAGTCGGGCATTTTCAATTAGGGATAGAATATATCGTCTATTTCCAAGATGTGAACGAAAGGATCACTTCTATCCCCGGTCTCAAAGATCTATATACGGGCTTATTCAAAGGATATGTTTTCGGCCTGATCATTTCCTCCATTTCCTGTTCTCACGGTTTAAGAACGAGCGGCGGAGCAATCGGTGTCGGTAGAGCCACAAGAGAATCAGTGGTGACGTCTTTTTTAATGGTGATCTTTTTCGGTTATGTGATCACGGCGATCTTCTACAGGGAATAA
- a CDS encoding D-alanine--D-alanine ligase, whose protein sequence is MKIAVLFGGTSTEHEISLRTGTFISKTLSSMGHSVKPILISRDGRWVIPKEYRPEFPEGNSKNPEEYLKEFEELHSTNAGAFSSLDCDVVFLGLHGTSGEDGSMQGFLKVLGIPFTGSDVKASALAMDKIRANRLFQLAGMSVAPFWELRKKEYSENPTLVENFGLEYPLFLKPVEGGSSFHTFRIEGPEDLRHRLPEFFDAEEHAILQKFLKGTEVSCGVWEKKEGSRKILEALPPTEIIPGGEFFDVESKYKPGLSQEITPARLPEKVISKIQEESILAHKTLGCEGYSRTDFIVVGEIPFVLETNTLPGMTETSLIPQQAKAAGIPIQTLYQSLIDQALERAGKIPVR, encoded by the coding sequence TTGAAAATTGCAGTTTTATTTGGCGGAACTTCCACAGAACACGAAATTTCCCTGCGCACAGGCACTTTCATAAGTAAAACTTTGTCTTCCATGGGACATTCGGTCAAACCCATTCTGATTTCCAGAGACGGCAGATGGGTGATCCCTAAAGAATATCGACCTGAGTTCCCGGAAGGAAATTCCAAAAATCCGGAAGAGTATTTAAAAGAATTCGAAGAACTTCATTCGACTAACGCCGGAGCGTTCAGCTCTTTGGATTGTGATGTAGTTTTTTTAGGATTACATGGAACCAGCGGAGAAGACGGTTCTATGCAAGGTTTTTTAAAAGTTCTCGGCATTCCATTCACCGGTTCCGATGTAAAAGCCTCCGCTTTGGCAATGGACAAGATTAGAGCAAACCGATTATTCCAACTTGCAGGAATGTCCGTTGCACCCTTTTGGGAATTGAGAAAAAAAGAATATTCTGAAAATCCGACTTTGGTCGAAAACTTCGGTTTAGAATATCCGCTTTTTCTAAAACCGGTGGAAGGAGGCTCTAGTTTTCATACATTTAGGATAGAAGGACCCGAAGATCTACGTCATAGATTACCGGAATTTTTCGATGCGGAAGAGCACGCGATCTTACAGAAATTCTTAAAAGGAACGGAAGTTTCCTGCGGGGTTTGGGAAAAGAAAGAAGGTTCCAGAAAAATATTAGAGGCGCTTCCTCCTACGGAGATCATTCCAGGGGGAGAATTTTTCGACGTTGAATCCAAATATAAACCTGGACTTTCTCAAGAAATCACTCCGGCTCGTTTACCGGAAAAGGTCATCTCTAAGATCCAGGAAGAGTCCATCCTTGCTCACAAAACACTTGGATGCGAAGGATATTCTAGAACTGATTTTATCGTCGTTGGGGAAATACCGTTCGTTCTGGAAACAAACACGTTACCCGGAATGACGGAAACAAGTCTAATTCCTCAACAAGCAAAAGCTGCCGGAATACCCATCCAGACATTGTATCAATCTTTGATCGACCAGGCCTTGGAAAGAGCCGGGAAGATTCCAGTACGTTAA
- a CDS encoding type II toxin-antitoxin system RelE/ParE family toxin, producing the protein MTSLEVRIKPSAQEDILHSVNYYNSKKENLGFELILEIDSSLERIKYFPEIAPVVYKDFRQILTRRFPFRIFYKISENYIDVYAVLHQSREFRRLLELSSHGGH; encoded by the coding sequence GTGACAAGTTTAGAAGTCAGAATTAAGCCTAGCGCCCAAGAAGATATTCTTCATTCAGTAAATTATTATAATAGTAAAAAAGAAAATTTAGGTTTCGAACTTATTTTAGAAATCGATTCTTCCTTAGAACGGATCAAGTATTTTCCAGAAATTGCTCCGGTTGTTTATAAAGATTTTAGACAGATATTGACGCGTCGATTTCCATTTCGGATCTTTTATAAGATTTCAGAAAACTATATTGATGTTTATGCCGTTTTACACCAAAGCAGGGAGTTTAGAAGGTTACTTGAGTTAAGTTCGCACGGAGGCCACTGA
- the metW gene encoding methionine biosynthesis protein MetW — MIDSKILSSTTLRERPDFAYILDTISPGSRVLDLGCGNGDLLYLLKQKGIRGQGIEKDEDAIVECIRKGVYVHHGDIDEGLSHHEDKRFDYVILNQTIQETRHPGDIIKECLRIGKRVIIVFPNFGYWEVRFRILFQGKTPVTDLLPYRWFNTPNLHFLSVLDFQEFCDIRGFTVEDRAFFTDLKQVKFSPNFFAKLALFQIR, encoded by the coding sequence ATGATAGATTCCAAAATCTTAAGTAGCACTACTCTAAGAGAAAGACCGGACTTCGCTTATATTCTGGATACGATCTCACCAGGTTCCAGAGTTTTGGACCTTGGTTGCGGGAACGGGGACCTTCTGTATCTTTTAAAACAAAAAGGGATCCGAGGCCAAGGGATAGAGAAGGACGAAGATGCAATCGTAGAATGTATCCGCAAAGGTGTGTACGTTCACCATGGGGATATTGACGAGGGCTTAAGTCACCATGAAGACAAACGTTTTGATTATGTGATCTTAAACCAGACAATCCAAGAGACTAGACATCCGGGCGATATCATCAAGGAATGTTTGAGGATCGGTAAACGTGTTATTATTGTGTTCCCGAATTTCGGTTATTGGGAAGTTCGTTTTCGGATCCTTTTCCAAGGGAAAACTCCGGTCACGGATCTTCTTCCCTATCGTTGGTTCAATACTCCTAACTTACATTTTCTTTCCGTTCTGGATTTTCAGGAGTTCTGCGATATTCGAGGTTTTACCGTAGAGGATAGAGCATTCTTCACCGATCTAAAACAGGTAAAATTCAGTCCGAACTTTTTTGCGAAGCTGGCTTTGTTTCAGATTAGATAG
- the metX gene encoding homoserine O-acetyltransferase MetX, with the protein MGSKQSVGIVEPKTAVLGDLRLDNGSVLSPTVVAYETYGTLSPNKDNAILICHALSGDAHAAGFHSEGEKRPGWWDEYIGPGKAFDTNQYFVISSNVIGGCKGSSGPMSINPISGKPYGSSFPFVSIKDMVAAQKLLVESFGIQRLLCVAGGSMGGMQALQWSISYPDVLENCIILASAPEHSAMQIAFNEVGRQAILSDPNWNNGLYDENATPRKGLALARMMGHITYLSDHKMREKFGRNPPRGNLLNSDFAVGSYLIYQGESFVDRFDANSYIYVTKALDHFSLGKGQELTKALSPAQCRFLVVSYSSDWLYPPSQSREIVKSLEASDKRVFYVELTTNEGHDSFLLPNQRQEDVIRGFLNMPVNE; encoded by the coding sequence ATGGGATCAAAACAATCCGTCGGCATAGTAGAACCTAAAACCGCAGTGTTGGGTGATCTACGTCTGGACAACGGATCAGTTCTTTCCCCTACCGTAGTTGCTTATGAAACTTACGGAACACTTTCTCCGAATAAAGATAATGCGATCCTGATCTGCCACGCTCTTTCAGGAGACGCTCATGCGGCAGGTTTTCATTCCGAGGGAGAAAAACGTCCCGGATGGTGGGATGAGTATATAGGTCCAGGCAAAGCATTTGATACAAATCAATATTTTGTAATATCTTCCAATGTGATCGGCGGATGTAAGGGTTCTTCCGGACCTATGAGTATCAATCCTATCAGCGGTAAACCTTACGGTTCCAGTTTTCCTTTCGTTTCCATCAAAGATATGGTGGCTGCCCAAAAACTTTTAGTGGAATCTTTCGGGATACAAAGATTACTCTGTGTGGCAGGCGGCTCGATGGGCGGAATGCAGGCTTTACAGTGGAGCATATCGTATCCGGATGTTTTAGAGAACTGTATTATTTTAGCTTCTGCTCCGGAACATTCAGCGATGCAAATCGCTTTTAATGAAGTCGGAAGACAAGCAATCCTTTCCGATCCGAATTGGAATAACGGATTGTATGATGAGAATGCGACTCCCAGAAAGGGTCTTGCTTTAGCGAGAATGATGGGCCATATCACTTACCTTTCCGACCATAAGATGAGAGAGAAATTCGGTAGGAACCCGCCAAGAGGAAACCTATTAAACTCGGACTTTGCAGTGGGAAGTTATCTCATCTATCAGGGAGAAAGTTTTGTAGATCGTTTTGACGCGAATTCTTATATCTATGTGACCAAAGCCCTAGATCATTTCAGTCTGGGGAAAGGCCAAGAACTTACTAAGGCATTAAGCCCGGCTCAATGTAGATTTTTAGTGGTCTCTTATAGTTCGGATTGGCTCTACCCTCCATCTCAATCCAGAGAGATCGTTAAAAGTTTAGAAGCTTCCGATAAAAGAGTTTTTTATGTGGAACTAACCACGAACGAAGGTCATGATAGTTTTCTTCTTCCCAACCAAAGACAAGAGGATGTGATCCGAGGTTTTTTAAACATGCCGGTGAACGAATGA
- a CDS encoding O-acetylhomoserine aminocarboxypropyltransferase/cysteine synthase family protein: MARNYKPETIVLHGGQTPDPTTTSRAVPIYQTTSYVFKDTDHAARLFGLQEFGNIYTRIGNPTTDVLEQRVAALEGGVAALATASGQSAETLALLNIVEAGQEIVASSSLYGGTYNLLHYTFPKLGIKVHFVDQSNPENFKKAINDKTRAVFAETLGNPKLDTLDIEAVAKVAHDAGVPLVIDNTLPSPYLVRPIDFGADVVVHSLTKFLGGHGTSIGGIIVDSGKFNWGNGKFKNFTEPDPSYHGLKFWDVFGKFEPFGGVNIAFIIKARVQGLRDLGPAISPFNAFNILQGIETLPLRLTQHSQNAQKVAEYLSKHPKVSWVNYPGLSTDKNYTLAKKYHTRGLFGAIIGFGVKGGIPEAKKLIDGLELFSLLANVGDAKSLAIHPASTTHQQLSPEEQLAAGVTPEFIRLSVGLEHIDDIITDLDEALKKV; encoded by the coding sequence ATGGCAAGAAATTATAAACCAGAAACAATCGTTCTTCATGGAGGGCAAACTCCGGATCCTACTACCACATCCAGGGCAGTGCCTATCTATCAAACTACATCCTACGTTTTCAAGGATACGGACCATGCTGCGAGATTATTCGGTCTCCAGGAATTCGGTAATATTTATACAAGGATCGGTAACCCTACAACCGACGTTTTAGAACAAAGAGTTGCCGCATTAGAAGGCGGAGTGGCGGCACTCGCAACAGCGTCCGGGCAATCCGCAGAAACATTAGCTCTTTTGAATATAGTAGAAGCTGGACAGGAAATTGTAGCATCTTCTTCCCTTTATGGAGGGACTTATAACCTTCTTCATTATACTTTTCCGAAACTTGGGATCAAAGTCCATTTTGTGGACCAGTCCAATCCGGAAAATTTCAAAAAAGCGATCAATGACAAGACCAGAGCCGTCTTTGCCGAAACCTTAGGAAATCCTAAGTTGGATACTCTGGACATTGAAGCGGTTGCGAAAGTGGCTCATGATGCAGGGGTTCCACTGGTGATTGACAATACCCTACCTTCTCCTTATCTAGTTCGCCCTATCGATTTTGGGGCGGACGTGGTCGTTCACTCTTTGACCAAGTTTTTGGGAGGTCACGGAACTTCTATCGGCGGGATCATTGTGGATTCAGGGAAATTCAATTGGGGGAACGGTAAGTTTAAGAACTTCACAGAGCCCGATCCAAGTTACCATGGCCTGAAATTCTGGGATGTTTTCGGTAAATTTGAACCTTTTGGAGGAGTAAATATTGCGTTCATTATAAAGGCCCGTGTCCAAGGTTTAAGAGATTTAGGACCTGCAATCTCTCCTTTTAATGCATTTAATATCCTCCAAGGTATTGAAACCCTTCCGCTGCGGTTGACCCAACATTCTCAGAATGCACAAAAGGTGGCGGAATATCTTTCTAAACATCCGAAAGTGTCTTGGGTGAACTACCCTGGTCTTTCAACTGACAAGAACTATACTCTGGCGAAAAAATACCATACTAGAGGATTGTTCGGAGCGATCATCGGTTTCGGCGTAAAAGGTGGAATTCCGGAAGCGAAGAAGTTGATAGACGGTCTGGAATTATTCTCCTTGCTCGCAAATGTAGGAGATGCAAAATCCCTAGCAATCCATCCGGCTTCTACAACTCACCAACAGTTGAGTCCGGAAGAACAATTGGCAGCGGGTGTAACTCCTGAGTTTATCAGACTCTCGGTTGGTCTGGAGCATATAGACGATATTATTACGGACCTGGACGAAGCACTGAAAAAGGTGTGA
- the impL63 gene encoding cytoplasmic membrane protein ImpL63, which yields MCKRSLILPGILLFSFYLLPSEELQAQLWMPPGRQFMQPPDPFTFDAGVNKFNNDYYLYFAPTLNLNFGGEFGLSLTAPMNFLAYDQDPKDPTLKVGSIRKIDYDQKSDYLRLINNIWYGTYGLYKPGETTFSFYAGKLFDGYIGHGTIVNRYVNNQRIDIYNVGLMADFNNDYGGVQVFTNSVYTHEIGAARGYVRPFAIAFKLFDLFTGRSQLFGMLQLGQGNVADEAGRKKVYEEAGVDPEDREKYRALVEDQKTHQMREEMIPIEKKPESRKEKLKEFFNQDNFANRFSIGYTTAFDTKAPTQLSFDTTGRLRLDSNNNPLVEQSERLIIQGMDAEYKLISTKYVEITPYYDVNTIKLLNSKGTHTGAIFRFGGKDIYAKIKPEYRNMDANYIPMYFDSFYELERYQSNVNSQLPLTKLEAAKLMDPDAAKLKGYFTSVVFSFYRISLEANYENYSGPNNSRIFLGLYFPIGSLFMISGYYTRKNFDQNKDAFKVDDNSVGAIEAALNLGFISIRVQDIRRWVYDSTSNSFVAQDEQKILFSNSLSF from the coding sequence TTGTGTAAAAGATCTCTTATACTTCCGGGGATTTTACTTTTTTCTTTTTATCTTCTTCCTAGCGAAGAACTTCAGGCCCAACTCTGGATGCCACCTGGAAGACAGTTTATGCAACCTCCTGATCCATTCACATTCGATGCAGGGGTAAATAAGTTTAATAACGACTATTATCTGTATTTTGCTCCAACCTTAAATTTGAATTTTGGGGGAGAATTCGGACTCTCTCTTACTGCTCCAATGAACTTTCTTGCTTACGACCAGGATCCGAAAGATCCAACCTTAAAGGTGGGGAGCATTCGCAAGATAGATTACGACCAAAAAAGCGATTATCTTAGGTTGATTAATAATATTTGGTACGGGACTTACGGACTTTATAAACCCGGGGAGACAACTTTCTCTTTTTATGCCGGAAAACTTTTCGATGGATATATAGGTCACGGAACCATAGTGAACCGTTATGTGAATAACCAAAGGATAGACATTTACAATGTAGGTCTGATGGCGGATTTTAATAACGATTACGGAGGAGTACAGGTATTTACAAATTCCGTTTATACTCACGAGATTGGTGCCGCAAGAGGGTATGTTCGTCCATTTGCAATTGCATTTAAATTATTCGATCTGTTCACCGGAAGATCTCAGTTATTCGGAATGTTACAACTTGGACAAGGAAACGTAGCGGACGAAGCCGGAAGAAAAAAGGTCTACGAAGAAGCCGGAGTGGACCCGGAAGATAGAGAGAAATATAGGGCATTGGTTGAAGACCAAAAGACTCATCAGATGAGAGAAGAAATGATCCCGATCGAGAAAAAGCCGGAATCTCGTAAGGAAAAATTAAAAGAATTCTTTAATCAGGACAATTTTGCAAATAGATTCTCGATCGGATACACAACCGCATTCGACACTAAGGCTCCTACCCAGCTTTCATTCGATACAACGGGACGTTTACGATTGGATTCAAATAATAACCCGTTAGTAGAGCAATCGGAAAGATTGATCATCCAGGGTATGGATGCAGAATACAAACTCATCAGTACCAAATATGTGGAGATCACTCCTTACTATGATGTGAACACCATCAAACTTTTAAATTCCAAGGGAACTCACACCGGAGCAATCTTCCGTTTCGGCGGAAAAGACATCTACGCTAAGATCAAACCGGAATACAGGAATATGGATGCGAATTATATTCCTATGTATTTCGATAGCTTTTACGAGTTGGAAAGATACCAATCTAATGTGAACTCCCAACTTCCTCTGACCAAATTGGAAGCTGCCAAACTTATGGATCCGGATGCCGCAAAGCTGAAAGGTTATTTCACTTCCGTTGTATTCAGTTTTTATAGAATTTCCTTGGAAGCAAACTATGAGAATTATTCGGGCCCGAATAACTCCAGGATCTTCTTAGGGTTGTATTTCCCGATCGGTTCCTTATTTATGATCTCCGGATATTATACGCGTAAGAATTTCGATCAGAATAAAGATGCATTCAAGGTGGATGATAATTCCGTCGGAGCGATAGAAGCCGCTTTGAATTTAGGGTTTATTTCCATCCGAGTGCAAGATATCCGCAGATGGGTGTATGATAGCACCTCGAATAGTTTTGTAGCACAAGACGAACAAAAGATATTGTTTTCTAACTCTTTGTCCTTCTAA
- a CDS encoding RsmE family RNA methyltransferase, whose amino-acid sequence MNYLLLDPSQETDPGKFKISNQVRVTHILKVLQKKEGDKIKAGLLNSSLGIFKILKVNAAELLGTYTPILKPKRRNPGIQLIVSVQRPPTVEKILELSGVWGVSGLEFRLAALSRTEYLTSPVWKEENMKAKLLLGMEQGGNIFFPKLTLGFVPPGKKASFEKKGSISEIVRSSSHRFYYLDKKGKAIREFFPFQEKEYSILVGPEPGWTKTELEIFKKLNIPSIRLSSSILRSEQAVSFFLSQWESSVLS is encoded by the coding sequence ATGAATTATCTTCTACTGGATCCTTCTCAGGAAACAGATCCTGGGAAATTCAAGATCTCAAACCAAGTTCGAGTCACTCATATTCTAAAAGTTTTACAAAAGAAGGAAGGTGATAAGATCAAAGCCGGCCTCCTAAATAGTAGTTTAGGGATTTTTAAAATTCTAAAAGTAAACGCAGCGGAACTTTTGGGAACTTACACTCCCATACTTAAACCTAAAAGAAGAAATCCCGGCATCCAACTGATCGTCTCCGTCCAAAGACCCCCGACAGTAGAAAAGATCTTAGAATTATCAGGAGTCTGGGGAGTTTCCGGTTTAGAATTCCGACTCGCCGCACTTTCCAGAACGGAATATCTTACCTCCCCTGTTTGGAAAGAGGAGAATATGAAAGCAAAACTGCTCCTCGGGATGGAACAAGGTGGGAATATTTTTTTTCCAAAGTTAACACTCGGTTTTGTTCCTCCGGGCAAAAAGGCAAGTTTTGAGAAGAAAGGTTCTATTTCCGAAATAGTACGTTCTTCTTCCCATAGGTTCTATTATCTGGATAAAAAAGGAAAAGCCATCCGAGAGTTTTTTCCCTTTCAGGAAAAAGAATATTCAATTTTAGTAGGACCGGAACCGGGTTGGACAAAAACGGAATTGGAAATATTCAAAAAATTAAATATTCCATCAATTAGACTTTCTTCTTCCATTTTGAGATCCGAACAGGCAGTGTCATTCTTCCTTTCGCAATGGGAAAGCTCCGTCCTTTCATAA
- the fcpB gene encoding flagellar-coiling protein FcpB, protein MKRKIAFCLAIFSIAGILNAQDNQAQKKEDGQVGAAILETEKGLDQRVTSLNERLKRHTVLMKMKVRILPFRTVLFKGKANNDECVPANSNAQEDAANNCIRVEVYDFIKDEERGQGKVVQGGLSKYMEIYFEGPNTNDPDPRMEPPRKIAKIISRVYKNNFLIEDKSVSEIIDRAPNDQPGHNDKIELFYQKNNYPEWNRPETPSEKGVGKYVLANVENTKTHPIRNSFKKTFYIKHLDAFDRLFTKIFDYNDQLGNENYKENVDTLKESLKY, encoded by the coding sequence ATGAAACGCAAAATCGCATTTTGCCTGGCAATTTTTTCAATCGCAGGCATACTCAACGCTCAAGACAACCAAGCCCAAAAGAAGGAAGACGGCCAGGTCGGCGCGGCTATTCTGGAAACTGAAAAAGGTCTGGATCAGAGAGTTACCTCTCTAAATGAAAGACTGAAACGTCATACAGTACTCATGAAAATGAAAGTACGTATTCTTCCTTTCCGTACGGTTCTGTTTAAAGGAAAAGCAAACAACGACGAATGTGTGCCTGCTAATAGCAACGCGCAAGAAGATGCGGCAAACAACTGTATCCGAGTAGAAGTTTACGATTTCATTAAGGATGAGGAAAGAGGACAAGGTAAAGTCGTTCAAGGCGGACTTTCCAAGTATATGGAGATTTACTTCGAAGGACCGAATACCAACGATCCGGATCCAAGAATGGAACCTCCTCGTAAAATTGCTAAAATTATCAGCAGAGTTTATAAGAATAACTTCCTGATCGAAGATAAATCGGTTTCCGAGATCATTGACAGGGCTCCAAACGACCAGCCAGGACACAATGATAAGATTGAACTTTTCTACCAAAAGAACAATTACCCTGAGTGGAATCGTCCCGAAACTCCTAGCGAAAAAGGAGTCGGTAAATACGTTCTTGCAAACGTGGAAAATACCAAAACTCACCCGATCCGCAACTCTTTCAAAAAGACGTTCTACATTAAACACTTGGATGCATTCGATAGATTGTTTACCAAAATTTTCGATTACAACGACCAATTGGGTAATGAGAACTACAAAGAGAACGTAGACACGCTCAAGGAATCCCTGAAATACTAA
- a CDS encoding AAA family ATPase: MKPEDLTPLATRNSGNILDFTQAKNLLYSELKGIGVKDVELPAFVPDKKDLRIEFPIPGADKSQLLDCIQIVRNHVENLRIHTFEPGYVCLQALNENLFETKNILDNAKFRFYSGRNQSKIEITKKGDFHREEIFSAIDLFKYLRLSKQESVQNPKELLLRLGIDVFDPIEAKKKGDWMTFETIAGYEDVKRQILESIILPLKSPETLEELSKLTRKFPGRTKPRAILLEGEPGVGKTSMAKVISCMTEIPLIYVPVESILSKYYGESAQNMAYVFDVASLFPSCLLFLDEIDSLAGSRDDGLFEATRNILSVLLRKLDGFEGGQKSITLGATNRKQDLDKALVSRFDRSVFFPLPNEKERAAILGNYAKHLQESERLTISQRLDSYSGRDLRDFCDFVERRWAANLIEKGLKPTPPPYELYLETSSKSGK, translated from the coding sequence ATGAAACCTGAAGATTTGACCCCTTTAGCCACCCGAAATTCCGGAAATATTCTGGATTTTACCCAGGCAAAAAACCTGCTCTATTCGGAACTAAAAGGTATAGGTGTCAAGGATGTCGAACTTCCCGCATTTGTTCCCGACAAAAAGGATCTTAGGATCGAATTTCCCATCCCAGGTGCGGATAAAAGCCAGCTTCTGGATTGTATCCAAATCGTTCGGAATCATGTAGAAAATCTGCGAATCCATACTTTTGAACCTGGATACGTTTGCCTACAAGCATTGAATGAAAATTTATTCGAAACTAAAAACATTTTAGATAACGCCAAATTCCGATTTTATTCAGGAAGGAACCAAAGCAAAATTGAGATCACGAAAAAGGGAGATTTCCATCGAGAGGAAATTTTTTCCGCGATCGATCTATTCAAATATCTCAGACTTTCCAAACAAGAATCCGTTCAGAATCCCAAAGAACTATTATTACGACTAGGAATAGACGTATTCGATCCGATCGAGGCAAAGAAGAAAGGAGATTGGATGACGTTCGAGACCATTGCCGGTTATGAGGATGTCAAAAGGCAAATTTTAGAATCCATTATACTTCCGCTCAAATCTCCTGAAACCCTTGAGGAACTTTCCAAACTGACTCGAAAATTCCCCGGCAGGACAAAACCAAGGGCGATCCTTTTAGAAGGAGAACCGGGAGTAGGAAAAACTAGCATGGCAAAGGTGATCTCCTGTATGACCGAGATCCCTCTCATCTACGTCCCTGTGGAATCGATTTTAAGTAAATATTATGGGGAAAGCGCGCAGAACATGGCTTATGTCTTCGACGTGGCCTCCCTATTCCCTTCTTGTCTTTTGTTTTTAGATGAAATAGATTCCTTGGCCGGGTCCAGGGACGATGGTCTATTCGAGGCAACCCGAAATATTCTGTCCGTATTATTACGAAAACTGGATGGTTTCGAAGGGGGACAAAAATCAATTACCCTGGGTGCCACAAACAGAAAACAGGACCTGGATAAGGCATTGGTTTCCAGATTTGACAGATCGGTATTCTTCCCTCTTCCGAATGAAAAAGAAAGGGCTGCGATATTAGGAAATTATGCTAAACATTTACAGGAAAGCGAACGTTTAACAATTTCACAACGACTGGACTCTTATTCAGGGCGGGATTTACGGGATTTCTGCGATTTTGTAGAAAGGAGATGGGCGGCCAATCTGATCGAAAAAGGATTGAAACCGACTCCTCCCCCCTATGAACTGTATTTGGAAACGAGTTCAAAATCCGGAAAATAA